One stretch of Petrotoga mexicana DSM 14811 DNA includes these proteins:
- a CDS encoding ABC transporter substrate-binding protein translates to MKKKFFFVVSIFLLFSSIFFGQLAGNIPRDETLIAESTAGRVTAPSRFNVWINASTWPQRGIQQVMLEPLWMNEQALGEIINSLAAEGPIYNEDFTQMTIKLRKGCYWSDGVEITADDIVYGIELTMKTPGMAYHDQFELYIDKVYKTDDYTVLIELKEPNSRFHANFVDRWGAWRPFPKHIFEKVEDPLTFDFNPPISSGPYVLKDYDPAGYWTLWEKREDWDRTPNGMLFGEPKPKNVLFYYYGTAEMRVIQQSNHQLDVAYFTPESLRAVINQNEYSRPYNPNYPWIVNIDPCTTGITLNNDVYPYNIKDVRWALTLAIDIVDAAAIAYDGAVVMASMLLPPTPAYQEWYYEPMEEWLRNFTLDIEVDGEPFKPYDPDAPLRLAEYARSRGYDVPDDPEEIRELFGPGWWKYAPDVAEQLLERNGFTRDKNGKWLLPDGTAWEITILAATDPAKADNKNPIAVAQQWRKFGIEVNVETNEAHGDLTSLGDYQASGGWPAMEPWGGHPDLHRTFNVWHSQYYKPIGERAVGNGATSRWTDPRMDEIIEEMEKLDWDDPRNIELGMEGLKILVEEMPSIPTFIHPLFLVYDEYYWTNWPSPDNLYTQPCHCFPNFKYMLPFLEPTGRK, encoded by the coding sequence ATGAAGAAAAAGTTTTTTTTCGTTGTATCGATATTTTTGCTTTTTAGTAGTATATTTTTTGGTCAACTTGCTGGGAACATTCCTCGTGATGAAACACTGATAGCTGAAAGTACTGCAGGAAGGGTAACGGCACCTTCTAGATTTAATGTTTGGATAAATGCTTCAACATGGCCTCAAAGAGGAATACAGCAGGTGATGTTAGAACCATTATGGATGAACGAACAAGCTCTAGGTGAAATTATTAACTCTCTTGCCGCGGAAGGTCCAATCTACAACGAAGACTTTACACAGATGACAATCAAGTTAAGAAAAGGGTGCTATTGGAGTGATGGTGTTGAAATTACTGCAGATGATATTGTCTACGGTATTGAACTAACCATGAAAACCCCTGGAATGGCTTACCATGATCAGTTTGAACTTTACATTGACAAAGTTTACAAAACAGATGATTATACAGTTCTAATTGAATTGAAAGAACCCAACTCCCGATTCCACGCTAATTTTGTAGACAGATGGGGAGCATGGAGGCCTTTCCCAAAACATATTTTTGAAAAAGTAGAGGATCCTTTGACCTTTGATTTCAACCCTCCGATAAGCAGTGGTCCATATGTTTTGAAAGATTATGATCCTGCTGGTTATTGGACACTTTGGGAAAAGAGGGAAGACTGGGATAGGACCCCAAATGGAATGTTGTTTGGTGAACCAAAACCAAAAAATGTACTCTTCTATTACTATGGTACAGCTGAAATGAGAGTGATACAGCAATCCAACCACCAATTAGATGTAGCCTATTTTACACCAGAAAGTTTAAGAGCTGTGATAAATCAAAATGAATATTCTCGACCTTACAACCCAAATTATCCTTGGATTGTTAATATAGACCCTTGTACTACAGGAATAACGTTAAATAATGATGTATATCCATACAACATAAAAGATGTAAGATGGGCATTGACTTTAGCTATAGATATTGTAGATGCGGCTGCTATTGCATATGACGGTGCTGTAGTTATGGCTAGTATGCTCCTCCCTCCTACTCCTGCATATCAAGAATGGTACTATGAACCTATGGAAGAATGGTTGAGAAACTTTACTCTAGACATAGAAGTTGATGGAGAACCATTTAAACCATATGATCCTGACGCTCCATTACGCCTTGCTGAATATGCTAGAAGCCGAGGATATGATGTACCTGATGATCCTGAAGAAATTAGAGAATTATTTGGGCCAGGATGGTGGAAATACGCACCTGATGTAGCGGAACAACTGTTAGAAAGAAATGGATTTACAAGAGATAAAAATGGCAAATGGTTGTTACCAGACGGTACAGCTTGGGAAATTACAATATTAGCTGCTACTGACCCTGCTAAAGCTGATAACAAAAATCCTATAGCCGTAGCTCAGCAGTGGAGAAAATTTGGGATAGAAGTTAATGTTGAGACTAATGAAGCACATGGAGACTTGACAAGTTTGGGTGATTATCAAGCTTCTGGTGGTTGGCCTGCAATGGAACCATGGGGTGGGCATCCGGATTTGCATCGTACTTTTAATGTCTGGCATTCGCAATATTATAAGCCCATCGGAGAGCGAGCTGTCGGTAACGGAGCTACTTCTAGGTGGACAGATCCAAGGATGGATGAAATCATCGAAGAAATGGAAAAGTTGGATTGGGATGATCCAAGAAATATTGAGCTCGGAATGGAAGGGTTAAAAATACTTGTAGAAGAAATGCCTTCCATACCAACCTTTATTCATCCTTTGTTTTTGGTATATGATGAATATTATTGGACCAATTGGCCAAGCCCTGATAATTTGTATACTCAGCCTTGCCATTGTTTTCCAAACTTCAAATACATGCTCCCCTTCCTTGAACCAACAGGGAGAAAATAA
- a CDS encoding galactokinase, producing MDLLNTFQEIYGVSEKPVRRFFSPGRINLIGEHIDYNGGYVLPVAINLGINGLMNLRDDNFICLKSMDFPNEVKVDLNKEVDYRKEDAWGNYAKGVIKFLLEDGFPLKGCNILIKGELPNGAGLSSSAALEVLIGFMLLSQNQTPEEIDRTYLALLGQRVENKFIGVNSGIMDQFVIANAKKNQALLLDTQNLNYEYIPCYLDGYSLIIMNTNKRRELTSSQYNQRRKECESALEKINQAKETKVDNLCQCSEKDLKYLDNEIELKRARHVITENQRVIQASKLLKNNDIEGFGSLLIQSHNSLKNDYEVTGFELDTIVDEALKTKGCVGARMTGAGFGGCAIALVEKSHVKTFKEQVFKNYYEKTMIEPSFYETTIENGVKILKN from the coding sequence ATGGATTTACTAAATACTTTTCAAGAAATCTACGGAGTTAGTGAAAAACCAGTACGAAGGTTCTTCTCTCCAGGAAGAATAAATCTTATAGGCGAACATATAGACTACAATGGAGGATATGTATTACCGGTAGCTATAAACCTTGGTATAAATGGCTTAATGAATTTGAGGGACGATAATTTTATTTGCCTAAAATCTATGGACTTTCCCAACGAAGTAAAAGTCGATCTAAATAAGGAAGTGGATTATAGGAAAGAAGATGCTTGGGGGAACTATGCCAAAGGAGTTATAAAGTTTTTATTAGAAGATGGATTCCCCTTGAAGGGATGTAATATTCTGATTAAAGGAGAACTTCCCAATGGAGCGGGCCTTTCATCTTCTGCAGCTTTGGAAGTGCTTATTGGATTCATGCTCTTATCTCAAAATCAAACCCCTGAAGAAATCGATAGAACATACCTTGCCCTCTTAGGGCAAAGGGTTGAAAATAAATTTATTGGTGTGAACTCTGGAATAATGGATCAATTTGTGATAGCAAATGCAAAGAAAAATCAGGCTTTACTGCTTGATACCCAAAACTTAAACTATGAATATATACCTTGTTATTTAGATGGGTATTCTCTAATTATTATGAATACGAACAAAAGAAGAGAGCTCACTTCTTCTCAATACAACCAAAGAAGAAAAGAATGTGAAAGTGCTTTAGAAAAAATAAACCAAGCGAAAGAAACAAAGGTTGATAATTTATGCCAGTGTAGTGAGAAAGATCTAAAATATCTTGATAATGAAATAGAGTTAAAAAGAGCAAGGCACGTAATAACAGAAAATCAAAGGGTTATCCAGGCTTCTAAATTATTAAAAAACAACGATATTGAAGGTTTTGGATCACTTTTAATCCAATCCCATAATTCCTTGAAGAATGATTATGAAGTGACAGGTTTCGAACTAGATACAATTGTTGACGAAGCTCTAAAAACCAAAGGCTGCGTGGGAGCTAGAATGACTGGAGCAGGATTTGGTGGGTGTGCCATTGCTTTGGTGGAAAAAAGCCACGTAAAAACTTTCAAAGAGCAAGTTTTCAAGAATTATTATGAAAAAACCATGATAGAGCCATCTTTTTACGAAACAACGATCGAAAATGGAGTAAAAATTCTCAAAAACTAA
- the galT gene encoding galactose-1-phosphate uridylyltransferase, with protein sequence MAELRWNPLLKTYTMVADNRQNRPHLPEDWCPFCPGPGKKVPPDYDVYAYDNDFPALKLDPDEPNIQGTDLYKVEKNYGKCEVILYSPDHYITLPQLPVEHIFKLVNLWVERFEELSKDEKIKYIFPFENRGKEVGVTMLHPHGQLYAYSWIPLKLKVELDNCKEYYEENGKCLICEMNKEEKEFQKRILFENDSFLVYLPFFTDYPYGAFIVSKSHKGNLSEFDEKEKWDLAEALKLLTGGFDALFDKPFPYMMNIHQTPVNSEEYADSNKYYHFHIEFYPPLRDKDKIKWYASSEMGAWAAANTMAVEETAITLRNAIEKFKKIQ encoded by the coding sequence ATGGCAGAATTACGTTGGAACCCTTTGTTAAAAACATACACAATGGTTGCTGATAATAGACAAAATAGGCCCCATTTACCTGAGGATTGGTGCCCTTTTTGTCCAGGGCCGGGTAAAAAAGTGCCTCCAGACTATGACGTTTATGCATACGACAATGATTTTCCCGCTTTAAAACTAGATCCAGATGAACCAAATATACAAGGGACTGATTTGTACAAAGTCGAAAAAAATTATGGAAAATGCGAAGTAATTTTGTATTCTCCTGATCACTATATTACTCTTCCTCAACTACCCGTAGAACATATATTTAAGTTAGTAAATTTATGGGTTGAAAGATTTGAGGAACTCTCAAAAGATGAAAAAATAAAATACATCTTTCCTTTTGAAAATAGAGGAAAAGAAGTAGGGGTAACAATGCTCCATCCACACGGTCAATTATATGCCTATTCCTGGATTCCATTGAAGTTAAAAGTCGAACTCGACAACTGTAAAGAATATTATGAAGAAAATGGGAAATGCCTTATTTGTGAAATGAACAAAGAGGAAAAGGAATTTCAAAAAAGAATTCTTTTTGAGAATGATTCATTTCTCGTTTATCTTCCCTTTTTTACAGACTACCCCTATGGAGCTTTCATCGTGAGCAAATCCCACAAAGGCAACTTATCAGAATTCGATGAAAAAGAAAAATGGGACCTGGCTGAGGCGCTAAAACTGTTAACTGGTGGCTTTGATGCATTGTTTGACAAACCTTTCCCCTACATGATGAATATCCATCAAACTCCTGTTAATTCAGAGGAATATGCAGATTCCAACAAATACTATCATTTTCATATTGAGTTCTATCCTCCTTTAAGAGACAAGGATAAAATAAAATGGTACGCATCAAGCGAGATGGGTGCTTGGGCTGCGGCAAATACCATGGCGGTGGAAGAAACTGCCATTACGTTAAGAAATGCAATAGAAAAATTCAAAAAAATACAATAG
- a CDS encoding substrate-binding domain-containing protein produces MSRSNFVTIKDIAERAGVSVNTVSRALNDKPDINPQTKEKIEKIAQELGYVKNIYATMLKSNVTHTIGVIMPDSSNPFFSEVFKGIDKAARENDYQIIIMNSEGLYENEEKFLKTLLERRVDGILLFPMQKSYEDIQELIKEHFPIVLVGREIDGWNVDEIFSDEEKGGYLATKYLIEKGCKKIKMITDQLYNSASYGRLQGYKKALKEKGLTFSEDDIKICEGIHEGYHVKAGYDKTMEMIRKKEEFDGIFCYNDLIAYGAIKALKENNLKIPQNVSVVGYDDIAFSILIEPELTTVKVKKFEMGYEAFQMLYKRIKSNQRDNSSTRKVLDVELVVRNS; encoded by the coding sequence ATAAGTCGGAGTAATTTTGTAACCATAAAAGATATCGCCGAAAGAGCAGGGGTCTCTGTTAACACTGTATCAAGGGCTTTAAACGATAAACCAGATATAAACCCTCAAACAAAAGAAAAGATCGAAAAAATTGCCCAAGAACTAGGCTATGTTAAAAACATATACGCTACTATGCTCAAATCTAACGTAACCCATACAATTGGAGTGATCATGCCCGATAGCTCCAACCCTTTTTTCTCTGAAGTATTCAAAGGTATTGATAAAGCAGCAAGGGAGAATGATTATCAAATAATAATTATGAACTCTGAAGGTTTATACGAAAACGAAGAAAAGTTTTTAAAAACTCTCTTAGAAAGGAGAGTTGATGGTATTCTCCTTTTTCCAATGCAAAAAAGTTATGAAGATATTCAAGAACTGATAAAAGAGCACTTCCCTATAGTACTTGTAGGTAGAGAAATAGACGGTTGGAATGTGGATGAGATATTCAGTGATGAAGAAAAAGGGGGATATCTTGCAACCAAATACCTCATTGAAAAAGGGTGTAAAAAGATAAAAATGATCACCGATCAACTGTATAACTCTGCTTCATATGGAAGGTTGCAAGGCTATAAAAAGGCTTTAAAAGAGAAAGGATTAACTTTTTCGGAGGATGATATCAAGATATGTGAAGGGATACATGAAGGATACCACGTTAAAGCAGGGTACGATAAAACGATGGAAATGATCAGAAAAAAAGAAGAATTCGACGGAATATTTTGCTACAACGATCTAATAGCTTATGGTGCAATTAAAGCTTTGAAAGAAAATAATCTAAAGATTCCACAAAATGTTTCAGTAGTAGGTTACGACGATATAGCCTTTTCAATATTAATCGAGCCAGAGTTGACAACGGTAAAAGTTAAAAAGTTTGAAATGGGATATGAGGCATTTCAAATGTTGTATAAAAGAATAAAAAGTAATCAAAGAGACAACTCATCAACAAGGAAAGTTTTAGATGTAGAACTTGTAGTGAGAAACTCTTAA
- a CDS encoding DUF5320 domain-containing protein gives MPFLDGTGPRGLGPMTGRGLGRCSGAYGRGFGYGARGFGRGFGYGRGFGYGRGFGYGPRAYGGWAGAYYPPAYPVESDKAFLEAQREYLKNELNYIEGILKETDDSQKKDE, from the coding sequence ATGCCTTTTTTAGATGGAACCGGACCAAGAGGTTTAGGCCCAATGACGGGTAGAGGTTTAGGAAGATGCAGTGGTGCGTATGGTAGAGGTTTCGGTTATGGTGCAAGAGGATTCGGAAGAGGTTTCGGCTATGGCAGAGGATTTGGTTATGGCAGAGGATTCGGTTACGGACCAAGAGCCTACGGCGGATGGGCAGGAGCGTATTATCCACCAGCTTATCCTGTGGAAAGTGACAAGGCTTTTTTAGAAGCGCAAAGAGAGTATTTAAAAAACGAATTAAACTACATTGAAGGAATCCTAAAAGAAACAGACGATAGCCAGAAAAAAGACGAGTAA
- a CDS encoding ATP-binding protein produces the protein MSLKIAILSGKGGTGKTTVSTNLAKVLSKNMKVLLLDADVEEPNDHLFYNVTFEEEKSVDVLIPKVNKETCILCGLCARECQFGAINVFEKGVLVFQNLCHGCGVCSKICPVRAIDEEPKSLGKLKFGKTDFFDFGMGLLNIGEPSGVRIIRELKKYISDDYDVTIIDAPPGTSCPVVEVLQKVDFAVLVTESSPFGLHDLKLAVSLVKEMEIPYGVVINRYDPAFAELTEYLGEEKIPLLMKIDFDKEIAKWYSEGKLIVDQSEELHRNFELLYENITEVLV, from the coding sequence TTGTCATTGAAGATAGCAATTTTGAGCGGAAAAGGAGGAACTGGGAAAACTACCGTATCTACTAATTTAGCCAAAGTTCTTTCAAAAAATATGAAAGTTTTGCTTTTAGATGCGGATGTAGAAGAGCCCAATGACCATTTATTCTACAACGTCACATTCGAAGAAGAAAAAAGCGTGGATGTACTCATACCAAAAGTAAACAAAGAAACTTGTATACTGTGTGGGCTGTGCGCAAGAGAATGTCAGTTTGGTGCTATTAATGTCTTTGAAAAAGGGGTATTAGTTTTCCAAAATTTATGTCACGGTTGTGGCGTTTGTTCTAAAATTTGTCCTGTAAGAGCTATCGATGAAGAACCTAAAAGCCTAGGAAAATTAAAATTTGGAAAAACAGATTTTTTTGACTTTGGGATGGGGCTTTTGAATATAGGAGAACCATCAGGTGTGAGGATAATTAGAGAATTGAAAAAATACATTTCGGATGACTACGATGTAACTATAATCGATGCCCCTCCTGGTACTTCGTGTCCAGTTGTGGAAGTTTTACAAAAGGTTGATTTTGCGGTTTTAGTAACTGAATCATCTCCCTTTGGATTACACGATTTGAAACTGGCGGTGTCGTTAGTTAAAGAAATGGAAATCCCTTACGGAGTGGTAATCAATCGCTACGATCCTGCATTTGCCGAGTTAACAGAGTACCTTGGGGAAGAAAAAATTCCTCTACTTATGAAAATCGATTTTGATAAGGAAATAGCTAAATGGTACTCTGAGGGGAAATTGATCGTAGATCAATCCGAAGAATTGCATAGAAATTTT